Proteins encoded in a region of the Pocillopora verrucosa isolate sample1 chromosome 11, ASM3666991v2, whole genome shotgun sequence genome:
- the LOC131787297 gene encoding collagen triple helix repeat-containing protein 1 — protein sequence MQGVLPHFIIFVSLYPAAHANGDQGNASASSCKTCQSCQLVGIPGSNGVPGMPGNPGFPGRDGTKGERGSPGKRGAQGVAGIPGKIGPRGPEGPKGQMGEKGVNGTGIPGNIGPRGSKGFKGERGISGTKGQKGDAANIDSRQLANWKQCVWRAESNTDSGKIKECSFNKLYINTTLKVSYQGNIREYSHAKCNRWYFKFNGNECSGPMPIDSVLYNFWSSSSPSGIHHPHFFEGFCENLPQGTVRVELWVGKCARFPLGEAYTGWNSVSRIMIEEVPPPQ from the exons ATGCAAGGTGTTTTGCCTCACTTCATTATCTTCGTTTCCCTGTACCCAGCAGCTCACGCCAACGGAGATCAAGGAAATGCTTCAGCATCAAGCTGCAAG ACATGTCAGTCTTGCCAATTGGTTGGAATACCTGGATCAAACGGCGTTCCAGGCATGCCGGGAAACCCAGGTTTTCCCGGTAGGGACGGCACTAAAGGAGAGAGAGGTAGCCCCGGAAAGCGGGGTGCCCAAGGAGTAGCAGGGATCCCTGGGAAAATTGGTCCGAGAGGCCCTGAGGGTCCCAAAGGGCAGATGGGAGAGAAAGGAGTTAATGGTACGGGAATCCCAGGGAACATTGGCCCTAGGGGCTCCAAAGGATTCAAAGGAGAAAGAGGGATCAGTGGAACAAAGGGACAAAAAGGAGATGCAGCAAACATTGACTCAAGACAACTGGCCAACTGGAAACAGTGTGTGTGGAGGGCAGAATCGAATACAGACAGCGGGAAAATAAAG gAATGCTCCTTCAACAAGTTGTACATCAATACGACTCTTAAAGTCTCATACCAAGGCAATATTCGTGAATATTCTCATGCCAAATGCAACAGATGGTATTTTAAGTTTAACGGCAACGAATGCAGTGGTCCCATGCCGATTGACTCAGTCCTTTACAACTTCTGGAGTAGTAGTTCACCGTCTGGAATCCACCATCCTCACTTCTTCGAAGGTTTCTGTGAGAATCTTCCTCAAGGCACGGTTCGGGTTGAACTCTGGGTAGGCAAGTGCGCTAGGTTTCCACTGGGCGAAGCTTACACAGGATGGAATTCAGTGTCCCGGATTATGATTGAAGAGGTACCACCACCGC